A section of the Streptomyces sp. CG1 genome encodes:
- a CDS encoding cytochrome P450: MSRAVPEHKRTWTTGTAPGIFPLLGHGIAFYRRPLAFLNSLPAHGDLVEIRLGPQRAWMVCHPELTHEVLMDPHTFDKGGPLYDRLGKLMGDGLVTCRQPTHREKRRLLQPGFRPSHVAAYTDLVTEEAASVLDTWPVGRTVPVTEAMMTLTARVISRVLLSDALDDATTAEVRDCLTDVVRGLFVRTVVPIDALFRLPTRANRRYRRALSRLHAIIDTAIAERRGGADRDDVLGTLLAATRGDGGGAAITDQEVHDHLITLLLTGVEAPALCLADAFSLLARHPEAEHRLHAELDAVLPGGRRPGPGDLPHLVQTRCVISETLRHSSPGWLFTRVATRETELAGCRLPAGATVLYSPYLLHHDASSFPDPERFDPDRWLPGRPTAAQRRALMPFSAGNRKCLGDEFAMVEATLALATIAGCRRLRHLPGYVPQKPRPAITLGHRSLVMACEARSHTASDPPSSAAPPVPRAVAAPSASDSRTAGDHVVDNT, from the coding sequence ATGAGCCGTGCTGTGCCTGAACACAAACGAACGTGGACGACAGGTACTGCTCCCGGCATATTCCCACTCCTCGGCCACGGTATCGCCTTCTACCGCCGGCCGCTGGCGTTTCTGAATTCTTTGCCCGCGCACGGGGATCTGGTCGAAATACGGTTGGGCCCCCAGCGCGCCTGGATGGTGTGTCACCCGGAGCTGACCCACGAGGTGCTCATGGATCCGCACACCTTCGACAAGGGGGGCCCGCTGTACGACAGGCTCGGGAAGCTGATGGGGGACGGTCTCGTCACCTGCCGCCAGCCCACGCACCGGGAAAAGCGCAGGCTGCTGCAACCCGGCTTCCGCCCCTCCCATGTCGCCGCATACACGGACCTCGTCACCGAAGAGGCCGCGTCGGTGCTGGACACATGGCCGGTCGGCCGGACGGTTCCCGTCACCGAGGCGATGATGACCCTGACGGCCCGGGTGATCAGCCGCGTCCTCCTCTCCGACGCGCTGGACGACGCGACGACCGCCGAGGTGCGGGACTGTCTCACCGATGTCGTCCGTGGTCTCTTCGTCCGCACGGTCGTACCGATCGACGCCCTGTTCCGCCTGCCCACACGCGCCAACCGCCGCTACCGGCGCGCGCTCTCCCGCCTGCACGCCATCATCGACACGGCGATCGCGGAGCGCCGCGGGGGCGCCGACCGCGACGATGTCCTGGGAACGCTGCTGGCGGCCACCCGCGGCGACGGCGGCGGGGCGGCGATCACCGACCAGGAGGTCCACGACCACCTGATCACGCTGCTGCTCACCGGAGTCGAGGCCCCGGCACTGTGCCTCGCCGACGCCTTCAGCCTGCTCGCCCGCCATCCGGAGGCGGAGCACCGGCTGCACGCGGAGCTGGACGCCGTCCTCCCGGGAGGCCGACGGCCCGGACCCGGCGATCTGCCGCACCTCGTCCAGACCCGGTGCGTCATCTCCGAGACGCTGCGCCACTCGTCGCCCGGCTGGCTGTTCACCCGGGTCGCCACGAGGGAGACGGAGCTCGCCGGGTGCCGGCTGCCCGCGGGAGCCACGGTTCTGTACAGCCCTTACCTTCTGCACCACGATGCCTCGTCGTTTCCCGACCCCGAGCGTTTCGACCCCGACCGCTGGCTGCCCGGGCGGCCCACCGCCGCACAGCGCCGCGCGCTGATGCCGTTCTCGGCGGGCAACCGGAAATGCCTCGGCGACGAGTTCGCCATGGTGGAGGCCACCTTGGCCCTCGCGACCATCGCGGGGTGCCGGCGGCTGCGGCATCTGCCTGGGTATGTCCCCCAGAAGCCGCGCCCCGCCATCACGCTGGGCCACCGTTCCCTGGTGATGGCCTGCGAAGCCCGTTCGCACACGGCGTCGGACCCACCGTCTTCCGCTGCCCCGCCCGTGCCCCGAGCGGTGGCCGCCCCCAGCGCCTCGGATTCCCGAACGGCAGGTGACCACGTTGTCGACAACACATGA
- a CDS encoding acyl-CoA synthetase — MTQGHGSTVDGVLRRSARRTPARLAVEYGERRWTYEELDDAVSRAASVLRAQGLTPGDRVGAYGHNSDAYLIAFLACARAGLVHVPVNQNLTGADLAYLVGQSGSTLVLADPALTGRLPDGVRALPLRDAEGSLLARLADAPPYDGPEPRTDDLVQLLYTSGTTALPKGAMMTHRALVHEYLSAITALDLSAGDRPAHALPLYHSAQMHVFLLPYLAVGATGIILDAPDGDRLFDLVEAGRVDSLFAPPTVWIGLAGRPDFATRDLDGLRKAYYGASIMPVPVLERLRARLPRLALYNCFGQSEIGPLATVLGPDEHEGRLDSCGRTVLFVDARVVDDEGKDVPDGTPGEIVYQSPQLCEGYWDKPEESAEAFRDGWFHSGDLAVRDADGYFTIVDRVKDVINSGGVLVASRQVEDALYTHESVAEAAVIGLPDERWIESVTAVVVPRGEVTEDQLIAHVKETLTPFKAPKRVLFVTELPRNASGKILKRELRDRFSG; from the coding sequence ATGACGCAGGGACACGGCAGCACGGTCGACGGAGTGCTGCGGCGCAGCGCCCGGCGCACCCCGGCCCGCCTCGCGGTGGAGTACGGCGAGCGCCGCTGGACGTACGAGGAACTCGACGACGCCGTCTCACGCGCGGCCTCGGTACTGCGCGCCCAGGGCCTCACCCCCGGCGACCGGGTCGGCGCCTACGGCCACAACTCCGACGCCTACCTCATCGCCTTCCTCGCCTGCGCACGGGCAGGCCTGGTCCATGTGCCGGTCAACCAGAACCTGACCGGGGCCGACCTGGCCTACCTGGTCGGCCAGTCCGGCAGCACCCTCGTCCTCGCCGACCCGGCCCTCACCGGCCGGCTCCCGGACGGCGTACGGGCGTTGCCGCTCCGCGACGCCGAGGGCTCGCTCCTCGCCCGGCTGGCGGACGCGCCGCCGTACGACGGGCCCGAACCCCGCACGGACGACCTGGTGCAGCTGCTGTACACCTCCGGTACGACCGCCCTGCCCAAGGGCGCGATGATGACCCACCGGGCCCTCGTGCACGAGTACCTGAGCGCCATCACCGCCCTCGACCTGAGCGCCGGCGACCGTCCGGCGCACGCACTGCCGCTGTACCACTCGGCCCAGATGCATGTGTTCCTGCTGCCGTACCTCGCCGTCGGCGCGACCGGCATCATCCTGGACGCACCCGACGGGGACCGGCTGTTCGACCTCGTCGAGGCGGGCCGCGTGGACAGTCTGTTCGCACCGCCCACGGTGTGGATCGGCCTGGCGGGCCGGCCCGACTTCGCCACCCGCGACCTGGACGGCCTGCGCAAGGCCTACTACGGCGCGTCGATCATGCCCGTTCCCGTCCTGGAGCGGCTGCGCGCACGCCTGCCGCGGCTCGCCCTCTACAACTGCTTCGGGCAGAGCGAGATCGGCCCGCTGGCCACGGTGCTCGGGCCCGACGAACACGAGGGTCGGCTGGACTCCTGCGGCCGGACCGTGCTGTTCGTGGACGCCCGGGTCGTGGACGACGAGGGCAAGGACGTGCCCGACGGGACGCCCGGCGAAATCGTCTACCAGTCACCGCAGCTGTGCGAGGGCTACTGGGACAAGCCCGAGGAGAGTGCCGAGGCCTTCCGGGACGGCTGGTTCCACTCCGGCGACCTCGCGGTGCGCGACGCCGACGGCTACTTCACGATCGTGGACCGGGTGAAGGACGTCATCAACTCCGGTGGCGTCCTGGTGGCTTCGCGCCAGGTCGAGGACGCCCTGTACACCCACGAGTCCGTCGCAGAGGCCGCCGTGATCGGCCTGCCCGACGAGCGGTGGATCGAGTCGGTCACCGCGGTCGTCGTCCCGCGCGGTGAGGTGACGGAGGATCAGCTCATCGCGCATGTGAAGGAGACGCTCACGCCCTTCAAAGCACCCAAGCGGGTGCTGTTCGTGACCGAGTTGCCGCGCAACGCCAGCGGAAAGATCCTCAAGCGCGAACTGCGCGACCGCTTCAGCGGCTAG
- a CDS encoding acyl-CoA synthetase, whose protein sequence is MSTPPAGFWAQAAQHPDRTVLVAPDGEEWTAGRLHGAANRLVHGLRAAGLERGDAFAVVLPNGVEFVTAYLAASQAGLYLVPVNHHLVGPEIAWIVADSGAKVLIAHERFTDAARAAAEEAGLPATHRYAVGEADGFRPYDQLLDGQPESAPTGRELGWVMNYTSGTTGRPRGIRRPLPGKAPEEAYLGGFLGIFGIKPFDDNVHLVCSPLYHTAVLQFAGASLHIGHRLVLMDRWTPEEMLRRIDTHRCTHTHMVPTQFHRLLALPDEVKARYDVSSMRHAIHGAAPCPDHVKRAMIDWWGHCVEEYYAASEGGGAFATAEDWLKKPGTVGKVWPISELAVFDDDGNRLPPGELGTVYMKMSTGGFSYHKDEDKTRKNRIGDFFTVGDLGHLDADGYLFLRDRKIDMIISGGVNIYPAEIESALLSHPAVADAAAFGIPHDDWGEEVKAVVEPAPGHDPGPALAATLLDHCAGRLAGYKRPKSVDFITEMPRDPNGKLYKRRLREPYWEGRRRAV, encoded by the coding sequence GTGAGCACACCCCCCGCCGGATTCTGGGCCCAGGCCGCCCAGCACCCCGACCGCACCGTCCTCGTCGCCCCCGACGGCGAGGAGTGGACCGCCGGACGACTGCACGGCGCCGCCAACCGGCTCGTCCACGGGCTGCGCGCGGCCGGCCTGGAGCGTGGCGACGCCTTCGCCGTCGTCCTGCCCAACGGCGTCGAGTTCGTCACCGCCTATCTGGCCGCCAGCCAGGCCGGCCTCTATCTGGTCCCGGTCAACCACCACCTCGTAGGACCCGAGATCGCCTGGATCGTCGCCGACTCCGGCGCCAAGGTGCTCATCGCCCACGAGCGGTTCACCGACGCCGCCCGCGCCGCCGCCGAGGAGGCGGGCCTGCCCGCCACCCACCGGTACGCGGTCGGCGAGGCCGACGGCTTCCGGCCGTACGACCAACTCCTCGACGGACAACCGGAGTCGGCGCCCACCGGCCGCGAACTCGGCTGGGTCATGAACTACACCTCCGGTACGACGGGACGCCCGCGCGGCATCCGCCGCCCGCTGCCCGGCAAGGCGCCGGAGGAGGCGTACCTGGGCGGATTCCTCGGCATCTTCGGCATCAAGCCGTTCGACGACAACGTCCACCTGGTCTGCTCGCCGCTCTACCACACGGCCGTCCTGCAGTTCGCGGGCGCGTCCCTGCACATCGGCCACCGGCTGGTGCTGATGGACAGGTGGACCCCCGAGGAGATGCTCCGCCGCATCGACACCCACCGGTGCACCCACACCCATATGGTCCCCACCCAGTTCCACCGCCTGCTGGCCCTGCCGGACGAGGTGAAGGCCCGCTACGACGTCTCGTCCATGCGGCACGCCATCCACGGCGCCGCCCCCTGCCCCGACCACGTCAAACGCGCCATGATCGACTGGTGGGGGCACTGTGTGGAGGAGTACTACGCGGCGAGCGAGGGCGGTGGCGCCTTCGCCACCGCCGAGGACTGGCTAAAGAAGCCCGGCACGGTCGGCAAGGTCTGGCCCATCAGCGAACTCGCGGTCTTCGACGACGACGGCAACCGGCTCCCGCCCGGCGAACTCGGCACCGTCTACATGAAGATGAGCACCGGCGGCTTCTCTTACCACAAGGACGAGGACAAGACGCGCAAGAACCGCATCGGCGACTTCTTCACCGTCGGCGACCTCGGCCATCTGGACGCGGACGGCTATCTCTTCCTCCGCGACCGCAAGATCGACATGATCATCTCCGGCGGGGTCAACATCTACCCGGCCGAGATCGAGTCCGCGCTGCTCTCCCACCCGGCCGTCGCCGACGCGGCCGCCTTCGGCATCCCGCACGACGACTGGGGCGAGGAGGTCAAGGCCGTGGTCGAACCCGCGCCCGGCCACGACCCCGGCCCGGCCCTCGCCGCCACCCTGCTCGACCACTGCGCGGGCCGGCTCGCCGGCTACAAGCGGCCCAAGAGCGTCGACTTCATCACCGAGATGCCCCGCGATCCGAACGGCAAGCTGTACAAGCGACGGTTGCGGGAGCCGTACTGGGAGGGGCGTAGGCGGGCGGTGTGA
- a CDS encoding (-)-alpha-amorphene synthase: MTTLSTTHEEIPVGVPEESPVADLRDLIDTHLHMPFPFRRNPRESEAAAGVDAWLSVWGLTDEPGVAAMIARTRPAQLASYNSPTMDSGLLQIMANQIAYQFVFDDRAEDIGRRSPGRLLPMLCESIAILRDGRAPSTPLGAALTDLHRQVRTRCTPAQAARWAWKSSEYVHGLMYEAVAQAHPFLLRTRDCTSIRSLTAGVEPFYPLCEAAQPYELSSAEFHHPVIRRLGRLSADAAVWIPDLFSVVKEQRAGEMINLALARQREHRCSLQAAVLLAIEEINGTIKEIQKLYAEIELELSPAGVGYVEGMIGWIRGCYYWSRTVPRYADVTSVPAVP; this comes from the coding sequence GTGACCACGTTGTCGACAACACATGAGGAAATCCCCGTCGGCGTACCGGAGGAGTCTCCGGTCGCCGATCTCAGGGACCTGATCGACACCCATCTCCACATGCCCTTCCCTTTCCGGCGCAATCCCAGGGAATCCGAAGCCGCGGCAGGCGTCGACGCATGGCTGAGCGTGTGGGGGCTGACCGACGAACCGGGCGTGGCGGCGATGATCGCCCGTACTCGCCCCGCCCAGCTCGCGTCCTACAACAGCCCCACCATGGATTCCGGTCTGCTCCAGATCATGGCCAATCAGATCGCCTATCAGTTCGTCTTCGACGACCGCGCGGAGGACATCGGCCGGCGCTCACCGGGCAGGCTGCTGCCGATGCTGTGCGAGAGCATCGCGATTCTGCGGGACGGCCGGGCGCCCAGCACTCCCCTCGGAGCGGCTCTGACCGACCTTCACCGGCAGGTCCGGACACGGTGCACCCCCGCGCAGGCCGCGCGGTGGGCCTGGAAGAGCAGTGAATACGTGCACGGCCTGATGTACGAAGCGGTTGCCCAGGCCCACCCCTTCCTGCTGCGTACCCGGGACTGCACCTCGATACGGTCGCTGACCGCGGGCGTCGAGCCGTTCTACCCGTTGTGCGAGGCCGCACAGCCGTATGAACTGTCCTCTGCCGAATTCCACCACCCCGTCATACGGCGACTGGGCCGGCTGTCGGCCGACGCGGCGGTGTGGATACCCGACCTGTTCTCCGTGGTGAAAGAACAACGAGCGGGCGAAATGATCAATCTGGCCCTGGCCCGCCAACGCGAGCACCGGTGCTCTCTGCAGGCCGCCGTCCTTCTGGCCATCGAGGAGATCAACGGCACGATCAAGGAGATCCAGAAGCTCTACGCGGAGATCGAACTGGAGTTGAGCCCTGCGGGCGTCGGCTATGTGGAGGGCATGATCGGTTGGATCCGCGGGTGCTACTACTGGTCCCGCACGGTGCCGCGCTACGCGGATGTGACGTCGGTGCCCGCCGTGCCGTAG
- the paaK gene encoding phenylacetate--CoA ligase PaaK: MADATDLLDAGERLGHEELRELQLERLRTSLRHAYDHVPFYRQSFDKAGVRPEDCRSLTDLALFPFTTKADLRENYPYGMFAVPRERIRRLHASSGTTGRPTVVGYTDNDLSMWADMVARSIRAAGGRPGDVVHVAYGYGLFTGGLGAHYGAERLGCTVVPASGGMTARQVQLIRDLEPAVIMVTPSYMLTLLDEFERQGVDPRGTSLRVGVFGAEPWTQQMRREIEERFAIDAVDIYGLSEVIGPGVAQECVETKDGLTIWEDHFYPEVVDPITGEVLPEGEPGELVFTSLTKEAMPIVRYRTRDLTRLLPGTARVFRRMEKITGRSDDMVILRGVNLFPTQIEEIVLRTPGVAPHFQLRLTREGRLDRLTVRAEARSDAGPETRDAAARSIVAAVKDGIGVSVDVEIVEPETLERSVGKIRRIVDLRQRDAG, from the coding sequence ATGGCGGATGCGACGGACCTGCTCGACGCGGGCGAGCGGCTCGGCCACGAGGAGCTGCGGGAACTTCAGCTGGAGCGACTGCGCACCTCGCTGCGGCACGCCTATGACCACGTGCCGTTCTACCGGCAGTCCTTCGACAAGGCCGGTGTCCGCCCCGAGGACTGCCGTTCCCTCACCGATCTGGCGCTTTTCCCCTTCACGACCAAGGCCGACCTCAGGGAGAACTATCCGTACGGCATGTTCGCCGTGCCGCGCGAGCGGATCCGCCGGCTGCACGCCTCCAGCGGCACCACCGGACGCCCCACAGTGGTCGGCTATACGGACAACGACCTTTCCATGTGGGCCGACATGGTGGCGCGATCGATCCGGGCGGCCGGCGGGCGGCCCGGCGACGTCGTGCATGTGGCCTACGGCTATGGGCTGTTCACCGGTGGTCTGGGCGCCCACTATGGTGCCGAGCGCCTGGGTTGTACGGTCGTCCCGGCCTCCGGCGGTATGACGGCGCGGCAGGTGCAGCTGATCCGCGACCTGGAACCGGCCGTCATCATGGTGACCCCGTCCTACATGCTCACACTGCTGGACGAGTTCGAGCGGCAGGGCGTGGACCCGCGGGGGACCTCGCTGCGCGTGGGCGTCTTCGGGGCCGAGCCCTGGACCCAGCAGATGCGGCGCGAGATCGAGGAGCGGTTCGCGATCGACGCCGTCGACATATACGGGCTGAGCGAGGTGATCGGCCCGGGTGTGGCCCAGGAGTGCGTGGAGACCAAGGACGGGCTGACGATCTGGGAGGACCACTTCTATCCGGAGGTGGTCGATCCGATCACGGGTGAGGTGCTGCCCGAGGGTGAGCCCGGCGAGCTGGTGTTCACCTCGCTCACGAAGGAGGCCATGCCGATCGTCCGGTACCGCACCAGGGACCTGACCCGGCTGCTGCCCGGTACGGCGCGGGTGTTCCGGCGCATGGAGAAGATCACCGGTCGCAGTGACGACATGGTGATCCTGCGCGGGGTCAATCTGTTCCCGACCCAGATCGAGGAGATCGTGCTCCGCACGCCCGGCGTGGCGCCGCACTTCCAGCTCCGGCTGACCCGGGAGGGCCGGCTGGACCGGCTGACCGTCCGGGCCGAGGCCCGCTCTGACGCGGGCCCGGAGACGCGGGACGCGGCGGCCCGGTCGATCGTCGCGGCCGTGAAGGACGGCATCGGGGTGTCCGTGGACGTGGAGATCGTGGAGCCGGAGACACTGGAGCGCTCGGTCGGCAAGATCCGCCGGATCGTGGACCTGCGGCAGCGGGACGCCGGGTAG
- a CDS encoding AAA family ATPase, translated as MATEPWQSITEQRTLIERRRELQALDAAFQELRRATDGVPRARRRGLLAFTGPAGLGKTALITEARARAAAYGCTVLSGRGGEAEQGSAFRVVRQLLQPSLAAMDGAELRAFLGSWYDIVAAVLGLEARGSSPAPDPTGVREGLDWVMTRLTVKKAPVVLLLDDLHWADAESLSWLASFAPRVESLPLMIVVAYRPDELPSEAGELRAWVGHQGDRPQDLALLTTDGVAQMVRNEIGEEAEDRFCEECWSATGGSPFEAVELAIGLGERKLRGSEDDLPAMRELAAAIKGPGLIERLERLDTATVRFAHTAAVLGSPFSPQLAATIAVLGDEAVAEATQALRTARILADGHGPEGELEFLHPLIATTIYRSIRTGFRVGLHNTAAQTVLAAGYGPTAAARHLLEVPCEGSPETVDCLREAAREYLRAGATEAARRLLTRALQEPPLPEERAALLHELACATFLIEPPATVRYLRQALAEPDVDPDLRASIVFRLTQALAHTDQLAEAVAVAAEEAREAANPRVKLRLQADQFVWSMVRTDDPDSPARSRTLARLAEQLPGRGLEERYILGLRAWDAVKRGEPRQTALVYAEKALHGGMSWTDENQGFEVPVSVALVFMYADQPRRAEELFNSGIAECAAKGWRGSHLALGQSLAGYIRYHRGCLAEAEDLVRDGLRIADTVAGAVPAQWFAVGILIQILLARGRVTEARALADAYHFGETPPNAVIYPDPRTVYAELLLAEGRHAEAARLSSAVGDWLDQRAWRNPAWCPWQLRLASALAPTAPDEAVAHARDAVQRARDFGAASTIGQALHTLAEVTGGQAALDLYAQAVDQLEQSPAAYELARAQIGHGAALSRNGRLQEAADRLYQGLEGAVHCGAEALAVRAREELSAAGLRPLPLRYVQAETLTAPELRTAELTAQGHPVAVIAKELRLTEQGVRQLLSSVYRKIGTDAAGLAGFLESRPRLRP; from the coding sequence ATGGCGACGGAGCCGTGGCAATCGATCACCGAGCAACGCACGTTGATCGAGCGCCGACGGGAACTTCAGGCGCTCGACGCCGCGTTCCAGGAGCTGCGGCGTGCCACGGACGGTGTGCCGCGTGCGCGGCGCAGGGGGCTGCTCGCCTTCACCGGGCCGGCCGGACTGGGCAAGACGGCACTGATCACCGAAGCACGTGCCCGGGCCGCGGCCTACGGATGCACGGTGTTGTCGGGCAGGGGCGGGGAGGCGGAGCAGGGGTCGGCGTTCCGCGTGGTGCGCCAGTTGCTGCAGCCCTCGCTGGCCGCCATGGACGGGGCGGAGCTCCGCGCTTTCCTGGGCAGTTGGTACGACATCGTCGCCGCCGTGCTCGGTCTCGAGGCGAGGGGCTCCTCCCCCGCGCCGGATCCGACCGGGGTCCGCGAGGGTCTCGACTGGGTCATGACGCGGCTCACGGTGAAGAAGGCACCCGTCGTCCTGCTCCTGGACGACCTGCACTGGGCGGACGCCGAGTCCCTGAGCTGGCTCGCCTCGTTCGCGCCACGGGTCGAAAGCCTTCCGCTGATGATCGTGGTCGCCTACCGGCCCGATGAGCTGCCGTCCGAGGCCGGTGAGCTCCGCGCGTGGGTCGGGCATCAAGGGGACCGCCCCCAGGACCTGGCGCTGCTCACCACCGACGGCGTGGCGCAGATGGTCAGAAACGAAATCGGGGAGGAGGCCGAGGACCGCTTCTGCGAGGAATGCTGGTCGGCCACGGGCGGCAGCCCGTTCGAAGCGGTGGAGCTCGCGATCGGACTCGGCGAGCGGAAGCTCAGGGGCAGCGAGGACGACCTGCCCGCGATGCGTGAGCTCGCCGCGGCGATCAAGGGCCCGGGACTGATCGAGCGGCTGGAACGGCTCGACACGGCGACCGTCCGCTTCGCGCACACCGCGGCCGTACTGGGTTCGCCCTTCTCGCCTCAGCTCGCCGCGACCATCGCGGTGCTCGGCGACGAGGCCGTCGCCGAGGCGACCCAGGCGTTGCGCACGGCCCGGATCCTTGCCGACGGCCACGGCCCCGAGGGCGAGCTGGAGTTCCTTCACCCGCTGATCGCCACGACGATCTACCGGTCCATCCGGACGGGCTTCCGGGTCGGTCTGCACAACACCGCCGCGCAGACCGTGCTGGCCGCGGGATACGGCCCCACCGCCGCCGCCCGGCATCTGCTGGAGGTCCCGTGCGAGGGCAGTCCCGAGACGGTCGACTGTCTGCGCGAGGCCGCTCGCGAGTACCTCCGCGCCGGGGCGACCGAGGCCGCCCGGCGCCTGCTGACCCGCGCGCTGCAGGAGCCGCCCCTCCCCGAGGAACGTGCCGCACTCCTGCACGAACTCGCGTGCGCCACGTTCCTCATCGAGCCCCCGGCCACGGTGCGGTATCTCCGCCAGGCACTGGCGGAGCCCGACGTCGACCCCGACCTGCGTGCCTCCATCGTCTTTCGGCTCACGCAGGCTCTGGCGCACACCGATCAGTTGGCCGAGGCCGTGGCGGTGGCCGCCGAGGAGGCTCGGGAGGCCGCGAATCCGCGCGTCAAACTGCGTTTGCAGGCCGACCAGTTCGTCTGGAGCATGGTCCGCACCGACGACCCCGACTCACCCGCCCGCTCCCGGACGTTGGCGCGTCTGGCCGAGCAGTTGCCCGGTCGCGGTCTGGAGGAGCGCTACATCCTGGGACTGCGGGCCTGGGACGCCGTCAAGCGCGGCGAACCGCGGCAGACCGCCCTCGTGTATGCCGAGAAGGCCCTGCACGGCGGCATGAGCTGGACCGACGAGAACCAGGGTTTCGAGGTGCCCGTCTCGGTCGCCCTGGTCTTCATGTACGCCGACCAGCCGCGACGGGCCGAAGAGTTGTTCAACTCGGGGATCGCCGAATGCGCGGCCAAGGGCTGGCGCGGCTCGCACCTGGCTCTCGGCCAGAGTCTCGCCGGCTACATCCGCTACCACCGTGGCTGTCTGGCCGAGGCCGAGGATCTCGTACGGGACGGTCTGCGCATCGCCGACACGGTGGCCGGGGCCGTGCCCGCCCAGTGGTTCGCCGTCGGCATCCTGATCCAGATCCTGCTGGCCCGTGGGCGCGTCACCGAGGCGCGCGCACTCGCCGACGCGTATCACTTCGGCGAGACGCCCCCGAACGCCGTCATCTATCCCGACCCCCGCACCGTGTACGCGGAACTGCTACTGGCGGAGGGACGGCACGCCGAGGCAGCGCGGCTGTCGTCCGCGGTCGGGGACTGGCTGGACCAACGGGCCTGGCGGAACCCGGCCTGGTGCCCGTGGCAGCTCCGGCTCGCCTCCGCGCTGGCCCCCACCGCCCCGGACGAGGCGGTCGCCCACGCCCGGGACGCCGTACAGCGCGCCCGGGACTTCGGCGCCGCCTCCACCATCGGCCAGGCCCTGCACACCCTCGCCGAGGTGACCGGCGGGCAGGCGGCACTCGACCTGTACGCGCAGGCGGTCGATCAACTGGAGCAGTCACCCGCCGCCTACGAACTCGCTCGCGCCCAGATCGGCCACGGCGCCGCGCTGTCCCGCAACGGGCGGCTGCAAGAGGCGGCCGATCGCCTCTACCAAGGCCTGGAAGGCGCTGTCCACTGCGGCGCCGAGGCACTCGCCGTCCGGGCCAGGGAAGAACTCTCGGCGGCAGGACTGCGCCCGCTGCCGCTGCGCTATGTGCAGGCGGAGACCCTGACCGCGCCGGAACTGCGTACCGCCGAACTGACCGCCCAGGGGCACCCGGTGGCGGTCATCGCCAAGGAACTGCGCCTCACCGAGCAAGGCGTGCGGCAGTTGCTGTCCAGCGTCTACCGCAAGATCGGCACCGACGCCGCCGGCCTCGCCGGGTTCCTGGAGAGCCGTCCCCGCCTTCGCCCTTGA